The following are encoded in a window of Drosophila simulans strain w501 chromosome 3L, Prin_Dsim_3.1, whole genome shotgun sequence genomic DNA:
- the LOC27208031 gene encoding serine protease 1 translates to MKLFLLTLSVALAVVAASPGFNRTSLLPQVTISEGPDGRIVNGYPAPEGKAPYIVGLLIRTDGSNSAAVGAGTIIASDWILTAAHCLTTDYVEIHYGSNWGWNGAFRQSVRRDNFISHPNWPAEGGRDIGLIRTPSVGFTNLINKVALPSFSEEGDRFVDTWCVACGWGGMDNGNLADWLQCMDVQIISNSECEQSYGTVASTDMCTRRTDGKSSCGGDSGGPLVTHDNARLVGVITFGSVDCHSGPSGYTRVTDYLGWIRDHTGISY, encoded by the coding sequence ATGAAGCTGTTCCTACTTACACTCTCCGTGGCCCTAGCCGTGGTCGCCGCCTCCCCAGGCTTCAACCGCACCAGCCTTCTGCCCCAGGTGACCATTTCCGAGGGTCCCGATGGTCGCATCGTCAACGGTTACCCAGCGCCCGAGGGCAAGGCTCCCTACATTGTGGGACTGCTGATCCGCACCGATGGCAGCAACAGTGCCGCAGTTGGAGCTGGAACCATCATCGCCAGCGACTGGATCCTGACCGCCGCTCACTGTCTGACCACCGACTACGTGGAGATCCACTACGGATCCAACTGGGGCTGGAACGGAGCCTTCAGGCAATCCGTCCGCCGTGACAACTTCATCAGCCATCCAAACTGGCCCGCTGAGGGCGGTCGCGACATCGGTCTGATCCGCACTCCCTCCGTGGGCTTCACCAACTTGATCAACAAGGTCGCCCTACCAAGCTTCAGCGAGGAGGGCGACCGCTTCGTGGACACCTGGTGCGTGGCCTGCGGATGGGGCGGCATGGACAATGGCAACCTGGCCGACTGGCTGCAGTGCATGGACGTCCAGATCATCAGCAACAGCGAGTGCGAGCAGTCCTACGGCACCGTGGCCAGTACTGATATGTGCACACGCCGCACCGATGGCAAATCCTCTTGCGGAGGCGACTCCGGTGGTCCCCTTGTTACCCATGACAACGCCCGTCTCGTGGGAGTGATTACCTTTGGCTCGGTGGACTGCCACAGCGGCCCCTCCGGCTACACCCGCGTCACCGACTACCTGGGATGGATCCGTGACCACACCGGCATCTCCTACTAA
- the LOC6737463 gene encoding serine protease 1 has protein sequence MKLFLLTLSAALALVAASPTGLNRTSLLSQGPEGRIVNGYPAPEGKAPYIVGLFIRTDGSNSGAVGAGTIIANDWILTAAHCLTGDYVEIHYGSNWGWNGAFRQTVRRDNFISHPDWPSQGGRDIGLIRTPHVDFNGLINKIPLPSMNEQNDRYQDTWCVACGWGGMDNGNLADWLQCVDVQIISNSECEQAYGSVAGTDMCTRHADGKSVCGGDSGGPLVTHDNARLVGVITFASVSCHNGPSGYTRVSDYLGWIRDHTGISY, from the coding sequence ATGAAACTGTTCCTGCTAACTCTCTCCGCGGCTTTGGCCCTGGTGGCCGCCTCCCCGACCGGTCTCAACCGCACCAGCCTCCTGTCCCAGGGACCCGAGGGTCGCATTGTCAATGGCTACCCAGCTCCCGAGGGCAAGGCTCCCTACATTGTGGGCCTGTTCATCCGTACCGATGGAAGCAACAGTGGTGCCGTTGGTGCTGGTACCATCATTGCCAACGACTGGATCCTAACTGCCGCCCATTGCTTGACCGGAGACTACGTGGAGATCCACTACGGATCCAACTGGGGCTGGAACGGTGCCTTCAGGCAGACCGTCCGCCGTGACAACTTCATCAGCCACCCCGACTGGCCTTCCCAGGGCGGCCGAGACATTGGTCTGATCCGCACTCCCCATGTCGACTTCAATGGACTGATCAACAAGATCCCTCTGCCAAGCATGAACGAGCAGAACGATCGCTACCAGGACACCTGGTGCGTCGCTTGCGGATGGGGTGGTATGGACAACGGAAacctggctgactggctgcaGTGTGTCGATGTGCAGATCATCAGCAACAGCGAGTGCGAGCAGGCCTATGGCTCTGTTGCCGGTACCGACATGTGCACCCGTCACGCCGACGGAAAGTCCGTGTGCGGAGGTGACTCCGGTGGCCCTCTGGTTACACACGACAATGCTCGTCTCGTCGGTGTGATTACCTTTGCCTCCGTCAGCTGCCACAACGGACCCTCTGGCTACACCCGCGTCTCGGACTACCTGGGATGGATCCGCGACCACACTGGCATCTCCTACTAA